A genomic segment from Pseudomonas mendocina encodes:
- the zapE gene encoding cell division protein ZapE, translated as MAPAEAVRRHFDRELAARGFRADPAQQRAIAQLADWLGAQLAPKRRWRRPAAGFYLWGGVGRGKSFVMDCLFAAAPVVNKRRVHVHGFLQELQQHLNAYSGQPEPLARVAADLAGEARLLCFDEFHVHDIGDAILLGRLLECLLREGVALVFTSNFAPAGLCPNPLYHVRFRPFITLLQRHCQVLELDAGEDYRQRTRHDWGRFIQAPAERADRLLCSALQIVAGEGSELELNRRSFALRGRSGQGIWLDFSALFEVPSSTADYLWLCEHLACVAVSNVPPLHRLSLDVQQRVINFIDVAYDSGVVLLLASESSLEQVCADIGTSDFSRTRSRLQQLSSSVENCVAC; from the coding sequence GTGGCGCCCGCCGAGGCGGTGCGCCGTCACTTCGACCGCGAGCTGGCGGCCCGGGGCTTTCGCGCTGACCCCGCCCAGCAGCGGGCCATCGCCCAACTCGCCGACTGGCTGGGCGCGCAGCTGGCGCCCAAGCGGCGCTGGCGGCGTCCGGCTGCGGGTTTTTACCTGTGGGGCGGTGTCGGGCGCGGCAAGAGCTTCGTCATGGATTGCCTGTTCGCCGCCGCGCCCGTGGTGAACAAGCGCCGGGTGCACGTGCACGGTTTTCTCCAGGAGCTGCAACAGCACCTGAACGCCTACAGCGGCCAGCCCGAGCCGCTGGCCCGGGTCGCCGCCGACCTGGCCGGGGAGGCGCGTCTGCTGTGCTTCGATGAATTCCATGTGCACGACATCGGCGACGCCATTCTCCTCGGGCGCCTGCTCGAATGCCTGCTGCGTGAAGGCGTGGCGTTGGTGTTCACGTCCAATTTCGCGCCGGCCGGGCTGTGCCCGAACCCGCTCTATCATGTACGCTTCAGGCCGTTCATCACGTTGCTGCAGCGCCATTGTCAGGTGCTCGAACTGGACGCCGGCGAAGACTATCGCCAACGCACCCGGCACGATTGGGGACGCTTCATCCAGGCGCCTGCCGAGCGGGCCGACAGGCTGTTGTGTAGCGCCTTGCAGATCGTCGCGGGCGAGGGCAGCGAGCTGGAACTGAACCGCCGCTCGTTCGCCCTGCGGGGGCGAAGCGGGCAGGGGATCTGGCTGGATTTTTCGGCGCTGTTCGAGGTGCCGTCTTCGACCGCGGATTACCTGTGGTTGTGCGAACATCTCGCTTGCGTCGCCGTCAGTAACGTTCCGCCGCTGCATCGGCTGTCACTGGATGTGCAGCAGCGGGTGATCAATTTCATCGATGTTGCCTACGACAGTGGGGTGGTCCTGCTGCTCGCCAGCGAGTCGAGCCTGGAGCAGGTGTGCGCCGATATCGGCACCAGCGATTTCAGCCGCACCCGCAGCCGTTTGCAGCAACTGTCCAGCTCTGTGGAGAACTGCGTCGCGTGTTAG
- the pcaH gene encoding protocatechuate 3,4-dioxygenase subunit beta, translating to MPAEDNCRFVIRDRNWHPKAFTPDYKTSITRSPRQALVSIPQSISETTGPDFSHLKFAEHDNDLLLNFNNGGLPIGERIIVSGRVMDQYGKPIPHTLVEMWQANAGGRYRHKNDRYLAPLDPNFGGVGRALTDSEGRYIFRTIKPGPYPWRNNPNDWRPAHIHFSLNGPSISTRLITQLYFEGDPLIPLCPIVKSIANPDAVQTLIAKLDMGTANPMDCLAYRFDIVLRGQRKTHFENK from the coding sequence ATGCCTGCCGAGGACAATTGCCGTTTCGTCATTCGTGACCGTAATTGGCACCCGAAAGCCTTCACCCCCGACTACAAGACCTCCATCACCCGCTCACCGCGTCAGGCGCTGGTGAGCATCCCGCAATCGATTTCCGAAACCACCGGTCCGGACTTCTCGCACCTGAAGTTCGCCGAGCACGACAACGACCTGCTGCTCAACTTCAATAACGGTGGGCTGCCCATCGGTGAGCGCATCATCGTCTCCGGCCGGGTGATGGATCAGTACGGCAAGCCGATCCCGCATACCCTGGTGGAAATGTGGCAGGCCAACGCAGGCGGCCGCTATCGTCACAAGAACGACCGCTATCTGGCGCCGCTCGATCCCAACTTCGGCGGTGTCGGCCGCGCGCTGACCGACAGCGAAGGCCGCTACATCTTCCGCACCATCAAGCCAGGCCCCTATCCGTGGCGTAACAATCCCAACGACTGGCGCCCGGCGCATATCCACTTTTCGCTCAACGGCCCGTCGATCTCCACGCGCCTGATTACCCAGCTGTATTTCGAGGGCGATCCGCTGATCCCGCTGTGCCCGATCGTCAAATCCATCGCCAACCCGGACGCGGTACAGACGCTGATCGCCAAGCTGGACATGGGCACGGCCAATCCGATGGACTGCCTGGCCTACCGCTTCGACATCGTGCTGCGTGGCCAGCGTAAAACCCATTTCGAGAATAAGTAA
- the benA gene encoding benzoate 1,2-dioxygenase large subunit, which yields MTLGLDYLNSLLEEDKDKGIFRCKREMFTDPRLFDLEMQHIFEGNWLYLAHESQIPNVNDYYTTYMGRQPIFIARNKDGELNAFINACSHRGAMLCRFKSGNKASYTCPFHGWTFNNSGKLLKVKDPKDAGYPDSFNCDGSHDLKKVARFESYRGFLFGSLREDVAPLEEFLGESKKIIDMVCDQSTEGLEVLRGSSTYVYEGNWKLQAENGADGYHVSAVHWNYAATQQQRKLKEAGDDIRAMSAGGWGKKGGGFYSFENGHLLLWTRWDNPEDRPLFADRERLAAEFGEARADWMIGHSRNLCLYPNLYLMDQFGSQLRVARPLSVDKTEVTIYCIAPKGESAEARARRIRQYEDFFNVSGMATPDDLEEFRACQQGFAGRAMEWNDMSRGAKHWIDGADDSAREIDLQPLLSGARTEDEGLFVLQHHYWQQQMIEAVKKEQEHLIHVEGA from the coding sequence ATGACCCTGGGACTCGACTACCTCAACAGCCTGCTTGAAGAAGACAAGGACAAGGGCATCTTCCGCTGCAAGCGCGAGATGTTCACCGACCCGCGCCTGTTCGACCTGGAGATGCAGCACATCTTCGAGGGCAACTGGCTGTATCTGGCCCACGAGAGCCAGATCCCCAACGTCAACGACTACTACACCACCTACATGGGGCGTCAGCCGATCTTCATCGCGCGCAACAAGGACGGTGAACTCAACGCCTTCATCAACGCCTGCAGCCACCGTGGCGCCATGCTCTGCCGCTTCAAGAGCGGCAACAAGGCCAGCTACACCTGTCCGTTCCACGGCTGGACATTCAACAACAGCGGCAAGCTGCTCAAGGTCAAGGACCCCAAGGACGCCGGCTACCCGGACAGCTTCAACTGCGACGGTTCCCACGACCTGAAGAAGGTCGCCCGCTTCGAGTCCTACCGGGGCTTCCTGTTTGGCAGCCTGCGTGAGGACGTGGCGCCGCTGGAGGAGTTCCTCGGCGAGTCGAAGAAGATCATCGACATGGTCTGCGACCAGTCCACCGAGGGCCTGGAAGTGCTGCGCGGCTCCAGCACCTACGTCTACGAGGGCAACTGGAAACTGCAGGCGGAGAACGGTGCCGACGGCTACCACGTCTCCGCCGTGCACTGGAACTACGCCGCCACCCAGCAGCAGCGTAAGCTCAAGGAAGCCGGTGACGACATCCGCGCCATGAGCGCCGGCGGCTGGGGCAAGAAGGGCGGTGGTTTCTATTCTTTCGAGAACGGTCACCTGCTGCTCTGGACGCGCTGGGACAACCCCGAGGATCGCCCGCTGTTCGCCGACCGCGAGCGCCTCGCCGCCGAGTTCGGCGAGGCGCGCGCCGACTGGATGATCGGCCATTCGCGCAACCTCTGCCTGTACCCCAACCTGTACCTGATGGATCAGTTCGGCTCGCAACTGCGCGTCGCCCGGCCGCTGTCGGTGGACAAGACCGAAGTGACCATCTACTGCATCGCGCCCAAGGGCGAGAGTGCCGAAGCGCGCGCCCGACGCATCCGCCAGTACGAAGACTTCTTCAACGTTTCCGGCATGGCCACGCCGGACGACCTGGAAGAATTCCGCGCCTGCCAGCAGGGTTTCGCCGGCCGCGCGATGGAGTGGAACGACATGTCGCGCGGGGCCAAGCACTGGATCGACGGCGCCGACGACTCGGCCAGGGAGATCGACCTGCAGCCGCTGCTGTCCGGTGCGCGCACCGAGGACGAGGGGCTGTTCGTACTGCAGCACCATTACTGGCAACAGCAGATGATCGAGGCAGTGAAGAAAGAACAGGAACACCTGATCCACGTGGAGGGTGCGTGA
- the pcaQ gene encoding pca operon transcription factor PcaQ, translated as MNIDTRIKFRHLLCFLEIARQRSFAKAADALAVSQPAISKTLKELEEILDASLFERGKQGVSLTAAGVAFMRYAGPCVQALRDGVNSLREGEHEAGQVRVGVLSTVESLLIPEVVRRLHERHSALVVSVATGPGAYLLSQLRVGELDLVIGRMTDSPDIQGLTFEHLYSESMTLVVRPDHPLLAVGDEALGQLGDYPLVLPTQGTTIRKHADSLFVQCGVTPSRQRLETLSPALSRRYVLCSDALWVAPQDAVCLDVQRGELAELQLHLREPGGSVGICRNGALGLPLAAERFCDVLREVAQAYRDGLFP; from the coding sequence ATGAACATCGACACCCGAATCAAATTCCGCCACCTGCTGTGCTTCCTTGAAATCGCTCGCCAGCGCAGTTTCGCCAAGGCGGCTGATGCGCTTGCCGTGAGCCAGCCGGCTATCTCCAAGACGCTCAAGGAACTGGAGGAAATCCTCGACGCCAGTCTGTTCGAGCGGGGCAAGCAGGGCGTCAGCCTGACCGCCGCCGGGGTGGCCTTCATGCGTTACGCCGGGCCGTGCGTGCAGGCCCTGCGTGATGGCGTGAACAGCCTGCGCGAGGGCGAGCACGAGGCCGGGCAGGTGCGTGTCGGCGTGCTGTCCACCGTCGAGAGTCTGCTGATTCCCGAGGTGGTGCGGCGTCTGCATGAGCGCCATTCGGCGCTGGTGGTCAGCGTGGCGACCGGGCCGGGAGCCTATCTGCTCAGCCAGTTGCGCGTTGGCGAGCTGGATCTGGTGATCGGGCGCATGACCGACAGCCCCGATATCCAGGGCCTGACCTTCGAGCACCTGTACAGCGAGTCGATGACCCTGGTGGTGCGCCCCGATCATCCGTTGCTGGCTGTCGGTGACGAGGCGCTCGGGCAACTGGGTGATTACCCCCTGGTGTTGCCGACGCAGGGCACCACCATTCGCAAGCATGCCGACAGCCTGTTCGTGCAATGCGGCGTGACGCCCTCACGCCAGCGCCTGGAAACCCTGTCCCCGGCGTTGAGCCGGCGTTATGTGCTGTGCAGCGATGCGCTATGGGTGGCGCCGCAGGACGCGGTGTGTCTGGACGTGCAGCGTGGCGAATTGGCCGAGTTGCAACTGCACCTGCGTGAGCCGGGCGGCTCGGTGGGCATCTGCCGCAATGGCGCTCTCGGCCTGCCGCTGGCTGCCGAGCGCTTCTGCGATGTGCTGCGCGAGGTGGCGCAGGCCTATCGGGATGGCCTATTTCCATAA
- the benC gene encoding benzoate 1,2-dioxygenase electron transfer component BenC, with translation MSHKIALNFEDGVTRFIDANLGETVADAAYRQGINIPLDCRDGACGACKCFAEAGQYDLGEEYIEDALSEAEAEQGYVLTCQMRAESDCVIRVPASSQVCKTQQASFEAAISAVRKLSDSTIALSIKGEALSQLAFLPGQYVNLKVPGSEQTRAYSFSSLPKDGEVSFLIRNVPGGLMSSFLSNLAKAGDSISLAGPLGSFYLREIKRPLLLLAGGTGLAPFTAMLEKIAAEGCAHPLHLIYGVTHDQDLVELDKLEAFAARIPGFTFSACVANEGSSYPKKGYVTQHIEPRHLNDGEVDIYLCGPPPMVEAVSAYIREQGIAPANFYYEKFAASA, from the coding sequence ATGAGCCACAAGATCGCACTGAATTTCGAGGACGGGGTCACCCGCTTCATCGACGCCAACCTGGGTGAGACGGTGGCCGACGCCGCCTATCGCCAGGGCATCAATATTCCGCTGGACTGCCGCGACGGCGCCTGCGGTGCCTGCAAGTGCTTCGCCGAAGCGGGGCAGTACGACCTCGGCGAGGAATACATCGAGGACGCCCTGAGCGAGGCCGAGGCCGAGCAGGGCTACGTGCTGACCTGCCAGATGCGCGCCGAGAGCGACTGCGTGATCCGCGTGCCGGCGTCGTCGCAGGTGTGCAAGACCCAGCAGGCCAGTTTCGAGGCCGCCATCAGCGCCGTGCGCAAGCTCTCCGACAGCACCATCGCGTTGTCGATCAAGGGCGAGGCGCTCAGCCAACTGGCGTTCCTGCCGGGGCAGTACGTCAATCTCAAGGTGCCGGGCAGTGAGCAGACGCGCGCTTACTCCTTCAGCAGTCTGCCGAAGGACGGCGAAGTCAGCTTCCTGATCCGCAACGTGCCGGGCGGGCTGATGAGCAGCTTCCTGAGTAACCTGGCCAAGGCCGGCGACAGCATCAGCCTGGCCGGCCCGCTGGGCAGCTTCTACCTGCGCGAGATCAAGCGCCCGCTGCTGCTGCTGGCTGGCGGTACCGGCCTGGCGCCGTTCACCGCGATGCTGGAGAAGATCGCCGCCGAAGGCTGCGCGCACCCGCTGCACCTGATCTACGGGGTGACCCACGACCAGGATCTGGTCGAGCTGGACAAGCTGGAAGCCTTCGCCGCGCGTATCCCCGGTTTCACCTTCAGCGCCTGTGTGGCCAACGAAGGCAGCAGCTACCCGAAAAAGGGCTACGTGACCCAGCACATCGAACCCAGGCACCTCAACGACGGCGAGGTGGACATCTACCTGTGCGGCCCGCCGCCGATGGTCGAGGCGGTCAGCGCCTACATCCGCGAGCAGGGCATCGCCCCGGCCAACTTCTACTACGAGAAATTCGCCGCCAGCGCCTAG
- a CDS encoding IclR family transcriptional regulator encodes MSESRPPLTSLAPPPYVSPAKRIEEFAGDPNFMTSLARGLAVINAFQERKRHLTIAQISHRTEIPRAAVRRCLYSLMKLGYVTTDGRTYSLLPKVLTLGHAYLSSTPLAVSAQPFLDRLSEQLHEACNLATLEGEQVLYIARSAIPQRLISVDLSVGSRLPAYCTSMGRILLAALDDDQLQDYLAHAELQPKTSRTLHTPEALWECLQRVRHQGWCVVDQELEQGLRSLAVPVYDSAGHVLAAMNISTHASRVPTAELEKRFLPLMLSASRELSSQLFRPA; translated from the coding sequence ATGAGTGAATCCCGTCCGCCGCTTACCAGTCTTGCGCCGCCACCCTACGTGTCGCCGGCCAAACGCATCGAGGAGTTCGCCGGCGACCCCAACTTCATGACCTCCCTGGCGCGAGGCCTGGCGGTGATCAATGCCTTCCAGGAGCGCAAGCGCCACCTGACCATCGCGCAGATCAGCCACCGCACCGAGATTCCCCGCGCTGCCGTACGCCGCTGCCTCTACAGCCTGATGAAACTGGGTTACGTCACCACCGACGGGCGCACCTATTCGCTGCTGCCCAAGGTGCTGACGCTGGGGCATGCCTACCTGTCCTCGACGCCACTCGCTGTGTCTGCGCAGCCCTTCCTCGACCGCCTCAGCGAGCAGCTGCACGAAGCCTGCAACCTGGCGACACTGGAGGGCGAACAGGTGCTCTACATCGCCCGCTCGGCCATTCCGCAACGGCTGATCTCGGTGGACCTGAGCGTCGGCAGCCGCCTGCCGGCGTACTGCACGTCGATGGGCCGCATCCTCCTCGCCGCGCTGGACGATGACCAGTTGCAGGACTATCTGGCTCACGCCGAACTGCAACCCAAGACCAGCCGCACCCTGCACACCCCCGAAGCGCTGTGGGAATGTCTGCAGCGCGTGCGCCACCAGGGTTGGTGCGTGGTCGATCAGGAGCTGGAGCAGGGCCTGCGTTCGCTGGCCGTGCCGGTCTACGATTCCGCTGGCCATGTGCTGGCGGCCATGAACATCAGCACCCATGCCAGTCGTGTACCCACTGCCGAGCTGGAGAAGCGCTTCCTGCCGCTGATGTTGTCGGCCAGTCGTGAATTGAGCAGCCAGCTATTTCGTCCAGCTTGA
- the benB gene encoding benzoate 1,2-dioxygenase small subunit, which yields MSLSYDVVRDFLYREARYLDDKQWDEWLELYAPDAEFWMPAWDDRDQLVENPQTEISLIWYGNRSGLEDRVFRIRTERSSATIPDTRTSHNINNIEIVEQGEGLTKVRFNWHTLSFRYKTVDHFYGTSFYSLDTRGPNPLIKAKKVVLKNDYVRQIIDVYHI from the coding sequence ATGAGCCTTTCCTATGATGTCGTGCGCGATTTCCTCTACCGCGAGGCGCGCTACCTGGACGACAAGCAGTGGGACGAGTGGCTGGAGCTGTACGCCCCGGACGCCGAGTTCTGGATGCCGGCCTGGGATGACCGCGATCAGTTGGTGGAGAACCCGCAGACCGAGATCTCGTTGATCTGGTACGGCAACCGCAGCGGCCTGGAGGATCGGGTGTTCCGCATCCGCACCGAGCGCTCCAGCGCCACCATTCCGGACACCCGGACTTCGCACAACATCAACAACATCGAGATCGTCGAGCAGGGCGAGGGCCTGACCAAGGTGCGCTTCAACTGGCACACCCTGAGCTTTCGCTACAAGACCGTCGACCACTTCTACGGCACCAGCTTCTACAGCCTCGACACGCGCGGGCCGAACCCGCTGATCAAGGCCAAGAAGGTGGTGCTGAAGAACGACTACGTCAGGCAGATCATCGACGTCTACCACATCTGA
- a CDS encoding AraC family transcriptional regulator, whose translation MLNEKSRLFANADPYAVSDYVNQHVGSHCIRLPNSGRPAASLSHRSFGSVDLCRISYGGSVRVTSPALETIYHLQVLLQGHCLWRGHGEEHYFTPGELLLINPDDQVDLTYSDDCEKFIVKLPAHLIERACVDNHWQRPGDGVRFASRHQLQQLEGFTNLLGLICVEAESEQSLPLVQEHYTRIIASKLLGLLSNNVQRQELSESSPSFERLVQFIEDNLKQDISVEQLAQLAHMSPRSLYALFEKHLRTTPKHYIRQRKLEQVHACLKDPTSRVRNVTEVALDYGFLHLGRFSESYKSAFGELPSDTLRRREG comes from the coding sequence ATGCTCAACGAGAAGAGTCGGCTGTTCGCCAATGCCGATCCCTATGCGGTGTCCGATTACGTCAACCAGCATGTGGGGTCGCATTGCATTCGTCTGCCCAATAGCGGCCGCCCGGCGGCCAGCCTCAGCCATCGCAGCTTTGGCAGTGTCGATCTGTGCCGCATCAGCTATGGCGGTAGCGTGCGGGTCACCTCGCCAGCGCTGGAAACCATCTATCACCTGCAGGTGCTGCTGCAGGGCCATTGCCTGTGGCGCGGCCATGGTGAGGAGCACTACTTCACCCCTGGCGAACTGCTGCTGATCAACCCGGACGACCAGGTCGACCTGACCTACTCCGACGACTGCGAGAAGTTCATCGTCAAGCTGCCGGCTCACCTGATCGAGCGCGCCTGCGTCGACAACCACTGGCAGCGGCCGGGTGATGGCGTGCGTTTCGCCTCGCGTCATCAGTTGCAGCAACTGGAGGGTTTCACCAACCTGCTCGGCCTGATCTGCGTCGAAGCCGAGAGCGAGCAGTCGCTGCCGCTGGTGCAGGAACACTACACGCGCATCATCGCCAGCAAGCTGCTGGGGTTGTTGAGCAACAACGTACAGCGTCAGGAACTGTCGGAAAGCAGCCCGTCGTTCGAACGTCTGGTGCAGTTCATCGAGGACAACCTCAAGCAGGACATCAGCGTCGAACAACTGGCCCAGCTCGCGCACATGAGCCCTCGCTCGCTCTATGCGCTGTTCGAGAAACACCTGCGCACCACGCCCAAGCACTACATCCGCCAGCGCAAGCTGGAGCAGGTGCACGCCTGCCTGAAGGATCCGACGTCCAGGGTGCGCAACGTCACCGAGGTGGCGCTGGACTACGGCTTCCTGCACCTGGGACGCTTCTCCGAGAGTTACAAGAGCGCCTTTGGCGAACTGCCGTCGGACACCCTGCGGCGTCGCGAGGGGTAG
- the pcaG gene encoding protocatechuate 3,4-dioxygenase subunit alpha has protein sequence MPVELLPETPSQTAGPYVHIGLALAAAGNPTREQEIWNQMARPEAPGEHIVLVGHVYDGNGHLVRDAFLELWQADHQGHYDEDYDQSKPFNGFGRTATTFDADSEWFAYTVKPGVVKRPAGVPMAPHINVALFARGINIHLNTRLYFEDEAEANAKDPVLNLIEQPQRRETLIAKRCEVEGKTAYRFDIRIQGDGETVFFDF, from the coding sequence ATGCCTGTTGAATTGCTGCCGGAAACCCCTTCGCAAACCGCCGGCCCCTACGTCCATATCGGCCTGGCCCTGGCTGCCGCGGGTAACCCGACCCGCGAGCAGGAAATCTGGAACCAGATGGCGCGCCCTGAAGCCCCGGGCGAGCACATCGTGCTGGTCGGCCACGTCTACGACGGCAATGGCCACCTGGTGCGCGATGCCTTCCTCGAACTGTGGCAGGCCGATCATCAAGGCCACTACGACGAGGATTACGACCAATCCAAGCCGTTCAACGGCTTCGGCCGTACCGCCACCACCTTCGATGCCGACAGCGAGTGGTTCGCCTACACGGTCAAGCCGGGTGTGGTGAAAAGGCCCGCTGGGGTGCCGATGGCGCCGCATATCAACGTCGCGCTGTTCGCTCGGGGCATCAACATCCACCTCAATACTCGCCTGTATTTCGAGGATGAGGCCGAAGCCAACGCCAAGGACCCGGTGCTCAACCTGATCGAGCAGCCGCAGCGCCGTGAGACGCTGATCGCCAAACGTTGCGAAGTGGAGGGCAAGACCGCCTACCGTTTCGATATCCGTATCCAGGGGGACGGCGAGACAGTGTTCTTTGACTTCTGA
- a CDS encoding AEC family transporter — MLAVLSITAPIFILIGLGFVSVRGGLVNREQLRGMGTFVITFALPALVFNALAKRPLSEVLNVPYMGAYALGSLAIFAIGFTVTFGLRRQGVSRSAIMALGVSVSNSGFIGYPIALTVLGEQAAVALALGMLVENLLMIPLALMLAESGQQQAQSKWAVLGETLKRLLKHPIIIGISLGVVVSLLGIDLPTLLSRPIDMLASASAPVALFVIGGTLYGMKANGVWREVAQISLAKLLLHPLAVFTALMLMPGIEPHMLVAGVLFASAPMLSIYPIMGQRFGLEERCAAALVGATVLAFFTISALIGFIEFRGLLA, encoded by the coding sequence GTGTTAGCCGTACTCAGCATTACCGCACCGATTTTCATCCTGATCGGTCTGGGTTTCGTGTCGGTACGGGGTGGTCTGGTCAACCGCGAACAACTGCGCGGCATGGGCACCTTCGTCATCACCTTCGCCCTGCCCGCCCTGGTATTCAACGCCCTGGCCAAGCGGCCGCTGAGTGAGGTGCTCAACGTGCCGTACATGGGCGCCTATGCCCTGGGCTCGCTGGCGATCTTCGCCATCGGTTTTACCGTGACCTTCGGGTTGCGCCGGCAGGGCGTGTCGCGCAGCGCGATCATGGCCCTGGGCGTGTCGGTGTCCAACAGCGGTTTCATCGGTTATCCGATCGCGCTCACGGTGCTGGGCGAGCAAGCTGCCGTGGCGCTGGCCCTGGGCATGCTGGTGGAAAACCTGCTGATGATCCCCCTGGCCCTGATGCTTGCCGAAAGCGGGCAGCAGCAGGCGCAGTCGAAGTGGGCGGTGCTGGGTGAAACCCTCAAGCGCCTGCTGAAGCATCCGATCATCATCGGTATCAGTCTGGGCGTGGTTGTCTCGTTGCTGGGAATCGACCTGCCGACCCTGCTGAGCCGGCCCATCGACATGTTGGCCAGTGCCTCGGCGCCGGTGGCGCTGTTCGTGATCGGCGGTACCCTGTACGGCATGAAGGCCAACGGCGTTTGGCGCGAAGTGGCGCAAATCAGCCTGGCCAAGCTGCTGCTGCATCCGCTGGCGGTGTTCACCGCACTGATGCTGATGCCGGGTATCGAGCCGCACATGCTGGTGGCCGGAGTGCTGTTCGCCAGTGCGCCGATGCTGAGCATCTACCCGATAATGGGCCAGCGCTTCGGCCTCGAGGAACGTTGCGCGGCGGCGCTGGTCGGGGCGACCGTGTTGGCGTTCTTCACTATCAGTGCGCTGATCGGCTTCATCGAATTCCGCGGGCTGCTCGCCTAA